TTGGTATCTAGAAATTATGTATTATCTGAAGCTTATGGAGGCATGCCACAGCTCCCCTGCAGATGACGGTTTGTTGTAGAGCTCGTGTCACCACGTCTTCCGCCGACCGCTCTTCCTGTTGTTCCGCTCTCCAGTCTcccctttctcttttcttgtttAACAATAaactctctcttctcttttctttttccatccGTTTCCTTTCACACCTGTCTCATCTCTGCATTCAGTTGTTCGCAATTGCATGCACTGGACCCCGTTTACCCTACAGACACGCCTTCAACACAACACTTACAACATCATTTTCCAAGCCCGTCATCATGGCGGCCAACGATCAACAATCCGACATGCTGGAAGCGCTGCAAGAGATCCAGCGCACTCAGGCCCTACTCGTGAATGCTGTTGAGTCGCTCTCTGGTAGATCGATCGACGAAGCTACTGGAGATCatgccaagaacaacaatgGTGATTTGGGTTCTGGTGAGGATGCCAATGATGGTGAAACACCTTCAGTAGAACTTCCTATTGCTTCCGGAGACAAATTGAAAGCACCCGCGCCTCCTTCCACCGCCCAGCGCCAGCAAGGTCTCACTTCGCGCATCATCTTAACGTGAGGATTTCCTCAACACAAACTTGACTAACACGGCTCGCTCACACAAGGTAACTAGGACTTACCCAAAGCAGATTGGAATTAATCCTTTGCCCATGGACTGGGGTAACTCAGACCCTGTTAAGCGTGGCCCAATCGTAGTTTCCAGGGCTGCTACCTCTATTCGACGTCGTAATGGTTCGTTTTTCCGTGCCTGTAATGTGTGTGTAAGTTCGTGTTACTGACATTCGTAATTTGCGTTTAGCTGTTGGAGGTTCGTTATGTATCCCGTTCTACTGACTAGATCTTTTGTTAACCAGGTTATTTAGCCCAGTGAGTTACTACGTTACGTTACTTTGGAACGAGACTATACTAAACATAATCGCAGTGGTGGTTCTTACTCGATTTACTATGCGCTTGCAGTCGCCAGCAAGGAGCTGGACAGCGATCACCGGTTTGTCTCCCGTCCAGCTACAGACATAGTTTACTGACAATATTACCAACAGACCCGACTTTACCAACACCGAGCCGGCTGCCAACATTGGTCCCTTTCCTCAATGGGGAGACCACAAGAAGATTGTCGCGATGGACCCTTGGGGACATCTTGCTCCTTGGCTATTCAAGGACACAATTGAGAAGGACAATGGTATGAGAGGCGATAGCTGTCAAGAAAACACGTACTGACAGCGCATTTAGTCGACATTCGACCCACCATCGCAATCACCAAGGCTCATATGAAGGTGGGTGATGGAGTAACTGGTGGAAGTCTGGGAAGTGCGCTAACGTGCCAATAGCTACCAGAACTTGCAGAGAGTGTCAAAGCCGGGCGACTGTAAGTCTATTGAAACCAATTGTTTTGTGACAACCAACTGACAGTCTGTTTATAGGGTGCCCGATGGCAAAGTGTGCTTGAACGATCAGGGTGAATTGGCTGTCACCAAGTTTGCGGTCGAGCCGGTATGTTTTCCAGATGGAAATAGAGTAAGCCAAAACTAATGCCACAATTTAGGTCTGGTATCTCCCTGGCGTGGCAGAGCGATTCGGCATCGGTAAGTGCAAAACATTGATTTGGTTTCGTTTCGTGCAGCTACTGATATCGTATAGACGAGGCCACCCTTCGACGTTCGCTGTTTGAGCACACTGGTGGAAGTTACCCAGAGGTAAGTCGAGTTTTGCATGTAAGATACGTGAGCTGACTTGTCTAAGCTCATTACTCGTGGAGACATCAAAGTCTTCCTCCCACCTATCGGTACGTCTCGCCCAAGAACATGTCAATAGTCTTTGCTAACATGATCCCAGGTGGTCTCACTGTGTACTGTTTCGGAGACCCTGCAAAGATGTCGGATGAGTCGGTTAAACTGTCTCTGCGAATTCACGACGAGGTATGTTGGCAACTGTAGATATTATGACATGTCCAAGCCTGCTGACCAGCAACCAGTGCAACGGTAGCGACGTATTCGGATCTGATATCTGCACCTGCCGACCGTACCTGATCTTCGGTATCGAGGAAGCGGTCAAAGAGGCACAGAACGGTGGCAGTGGTGTTGTCATCTACTTCAGAAAGGAAGGACGAGCTCTGGGAGAGGTCACCAAGGTAAGTTTGCTGAAAACCGTACTTCACTGAAAGGGAGTGGATCTAACTGTGTCGGCAGTATTGTAAGGACAAAATGCAACCTGCATGTCGATCTGGGGTACTAATTCTGGGGCAGTGGTCTACAACGCCCGTAAACGAGGAGCTGATCGCGCGTCCGACTACTTCAAGAGGACCGAGAACATTGCTGGTGTCAAAGACATGCGATTCCAGGCTCTCATGCCGGATATCCTGCACTGGCTGggcatcaagaagattgacaGGATGCTTAGTATGAGCAAGTGAGTGATTGGCGATCGAACACGTCGCGAAAATAAACGACTAACTTTATCTTAGCATGAAGCATGATGCGATTGTCGGACAAGGGTAAGCGGATGATTCGGTCGAGTCATGGTCGTTACGAGGTTATCTAACACGGTGCACAGAATCCCGATTCACGAGCGAGTCGAGCTCCCTGAAGAGCTTATCCCAGCCGATTCGAGAGTCGAGATTGATGCGAAGATCACTGCAGGTGAGTGAACGGACCTCAAAGCTCTACGCGCAAGCAAGTCGGAAACTAACGGCGTATCAAGGTTACTTCACCACTGGTAAACGTATGACGACCGAAGAGCTGCAGGCGGTCCAAGGAAGAATATGGGAAGAGTGAGTGTCATCCCTCATACCATCTGGAGTAACAGCAACAGAATGACTGACGACTGTGGCAGCTTCGACCATTAAAGcaaatcaaatcaaagcCAAGGCGACCGGATAGATACGGGCAGACAGTTGGACAAAACAGGAGAGACGTGGCGGGGTGTGGGCGTCAGCTTGTTCCCAAGTTTGCATGTTTCTGCAGGTCGGTCTGAGCCGTTTTGCGTGGGGGAAGCATCTTGATTGATCCAAAGCCATACGATGGCCGTGATGCCAGGGTGCCATCCCATCGGTGGTGTTGGGGTCGAAGTGTGCCCGTCCCGAACTAGGTACCCGGTCAAGGCGTTTGGTGGTGCAGGGCAAATCGGAGGATAGCAGAGACCATATTTTGGAACCACCACGACCGTTGTAAGCGTCTGTAGAGGTTGCGAGATTTGAAGATGGACGTTGCAGTGTAACTTGTAGAGGGTGGAAGTGGAACTCGGGATGGAAGCCTGCGAAACGAGATGTTTGTTCCAACAAGAGTTAGCATCGAATACATTTATGGGCCGCGACACCTTTTTAGTAGCATTGAGAGGGCCCCGTTATTCTTAACCGGTGAGGCGGTCACAGGACACGAAATGGGTGAGCTGTACTCGTTATGTGGAGGACGGAGTCAGTCTGTAAACCCGACATGAAGATACTACCTATGTACTGACACTTGATGATAAGGCACTCTCTTTAAAAGTGCCTCATCCAAGGCATCCATATGGTCCATGGATGACCCATGGTTCCGATGTACTACTGGCTGTATGTACATACTCTATGTACAGTACACGTGTAAGGCCTGTCTTTTTCGGTCACGGGCATGATCATGTATGACAGCTGGATCAAGTATGGAGTACATTAATTAGCAAGAGCATGGACCAAGGGGGATGAAATATTAGACGAGGCGgaaaagatgagattgattCTTTGCTGATTACAGAGTCTAGAGTCCAGATAATTAATTAGTTAATTACAGATAGACCAGACAGCCTTGTACTGTTTAAATTGAACTCAACAACTGTCAGGTCAAGTTCGCCGAGTCTATTATTAACTGTCACTATTACTCTGAGGGAAATACTCCGAAGGTTGGGTTGCCAGCCCTGGCCCGGTTGTCTTGGCTGAACTCTGTCGATAACAGCGATGATTGCCGATTCCATCACAATGACAATTAACCACGTCTATCCATGTTGAcatgcgatgcgatgctgTGCGGTGCAGTCGTGCCCAGTACCCAGCAGTACTGGGACTGGGGCCGTGAGAAATCGGGGACCTAATTCATTGATTGACTGCGTCGGATAATTTATTTGTTCATCAGGTACGAGATGAATGAGGCCTTCTACCGATATTGACTGTAACAATGATAAATGAATGATTTGTTTAGTCTAATTGACCTCCCTGGCCGATTGTTTCCACTTTGAATTATCATCGCATCACCCACCCATCATGCTGCTTTTTCTGGGTGCAAGTGTGTGTGTTTTTGGTCATCTAGCCTACACCATCAATTCTACAGAGCCAGTAAACGCTAGAGGGACTTGGCCTAACCGTTAGGTTTGCTGACCATtccattttctctcttttctcgcCCTCtcccttttttctctcctcaaACCAAGGTTTTGGCTAGTTTGGCACTGACATTCGATTGTGCGCGTCCCATCGGTGCGATCTAAATCAGTCAAAAAGTGAATTTTATACGATGCcaggtttgttttgttttccttggAAAAAACAAACCCTCAGCGTCGCTACCCTTTAAGCGGTATGCACATTGACGACCTGTTGGGTAGCAATGCGACAGTAGCTTGACCACGATTCCCATAGTATTGCCTTACCGCCAGACGTTTCTGTGACCTCCGCTGGGTCCGACAGTCGACGAGTGCCTCATCAGGGCGAGTCACCACTGGCTTTACAGGCTTGACCACCCCTGCAAGTCCAGAAACTGCACCTACGGGAAACCCGCCTGCGGTCCCCGGGGCCCGCGCAAGCCTAAAAAAGGGCCCAGGGGCAGAGAGTCAGAGGCCCAGGATGCTGGACTGGGTGGGGCCCAAGCCCATACACCTTGAGACAACGCACCGCATCGCACAGCGCAGAAAGGGCACACGCACACTCGTTCACTCAAATGCAGCCATAAGCCGACGACAAGTGGCAATCAGATGCCAACAACTGCAGACACTGGGCAGACATGCTTTTAATAACTGACAGCAGTCAGTCACTGTGTGCTCGTAGACCTACCCCTGCCTGCcctgccttgccttgctccGTCAATGATGACTTTACAAGACTTGCGGTGCACCACACACGTATGCAAGGCAATGCCACCACCTCACCCCCAACCCTGGTCCATTGCCATGCCATGCCCTGCTCGTCTTTACTTTACCTTACTTAGCTTACCCGCTGTGGACTAACCGCAGCCGTGGTAGCTTAGCTCTGGCACCacgaggaggttgatgtgGATGCCTTGCTTTGATGGACTCTAACTTTGGAATATGTATTGAACCTTCTGCCAGCACATTTCCGACCTGGTCCAAAACCTTTTCGTTTCCATTGTTATTATTTATTCAAATGTGAATCCATCCCTCTCAGTTCACTCACCAACTCAAATCAACTCATCCACACAACAACCTTTACATACAACCTGCACATAATACCAACAATGGCCTCTTACACACATAGCCGAAGTGCGGTGAGAGCTCAGCGACGagactcgtcatcatcctcatcttcacaCACAATGTCAAACCGCTCAAGACCACGTCTTCTACGCTCAAGCGCAACTGAGCCTTCAATCACCGTCTCCAATGCTACTGGAAACTCATTTGCTGGTCCCGAGTCGCCACACAGAGCAACTGATCTTCTCAACCGTGTTGCCGTCTATTCTCCGTCTCCCGAGCAAGCCTCCACCCCAGCGGCAATCCCACGCCATAACAGACCCATGTCCATCTGCCGTGATCACCACGAGCACTCTCCTTCCAGCAGCCCTGGAAGCCAATCCGCCGTCATGTCCGACTCTCCCTCTGGTATGCTGCCTCGTCTTCTGACTTCGGGTATCACCCAAACTAATTTCAATCAAGGTTACTACTTTAGCTTTCCCAGCTTTGAGGAGTGGAACCAGgacgacatcaccaaggaCAATGATGATTGAGCGGTGGCGGAAAGAGATGGTGAGGGGATCGATTATCAAGACCTCAAACTGAAAAAACgcacacaacaacatcactccaataacaacaacattcaTTCACCCAACGCCCGCTAGACTCGTAACGAGATAGCATTCACTGGCTTTTCCCTGGCGGCTCAAAGAAGAGCCAGCGACAGCGAAAGCCACAAAAAACCCCGATGGAAGCAGCAAACGCATCGCCCACCAATAACATATCAACGCCAACCTCTTACTGTATTGAGATGAGCCGAGAATGAGATTGTGGCGGGCTGAATGCGCTCTGGGACTAAGGTTTATTGTTGGGTGGATCTGGATTCACGGCGGAAAAGGGCTTCTTGGTAGAAGAGAAGCGACGAACGCTTTTGAAGCCAAGGCTATGCACGATGAATGAGGAATAGCTGCACTACACTCCCCCTCAAAAAAGGTGGAGTTGAAAGGAAACCAACAAGAGTCTGGGTGAAGCTTAAAAGCCCATTGACTACAAAAAACACAGAAACGCTTTAGATCCATCTGGACAAAGCCTACgaaaaacagaaaaaaagaaggaaaacAGAGTCAGGAAAAACGGAAAAACAgtcaaaaaagaaacagacacaTCGTGTGTATAGCATGGCAACTCATCAGTTAAATCTCATAGCCTATATAAATCATAGAACAGTTACCAAGATATAGAAAAAAATCATATAATGACATACTCAATCTTGAAAGAGTTCTCACACAAGTGACAGTGAAGTGAGTGACGACGTCGTAAGCGGCGATCCTTGTTTCCGTGCAATGTCTCACAACATAATCCCGACTACTAAGCACCGATCGGACTCATAGGTCATAACGCATAAACCGAACTTACTTCCCTGAAACGCGCTCACTGAGTCAAAAGTGAGCGTATGTTATGCGATTATTTAGGTGGTCGGTGTGATCCAGAGCGTTCAATACCAAACACTCATCTTGACTTTAGTTGGTCACTTCGCTCGGACAATGTTTCATGATCCTGTCAATGCCACTCATTAAATATCTTCTATTACTAGCTGTCCGCCTTACGATag
This is a stretch of genomic DNA from Fusarium graminearum PH-1 chromosome 4, whole genome shotgun sequence. It encodes these proteins:
- a CDS encoding GTP cyclohydrolase II, with protein sequence MAANDQQSDMLEALQEIQRTQALLVNAVESLSGRSIDEATGDHAKNNNGDLGSGEDANDGETPSVELPIASGDKLKAPAPPSTAQRQQGLTSRIILTTYPKQIGINPLPMDWGNSDPVKRGPIVVSRAATSIRRRNAVGAHGGSYSIYYALAVASKELDSDHRPDFTNTEPAANIGPFPQWGDHKKIVAMDPWGHLAPWLFKDTIEKDNVDIRPTIAITKAHMKLPELAESVKAGRLVPDGKVCLNDQGELAVTKFAVEPVWYLPGVAERFGIDEATLRRSLFEHTGGSYPELITRGDIKVFLPPIGGLTVYCFGDPAKMSDESVKLSLRIHDECNGSDVFGSDICTCRPYLIFGIEEAVKEAQNGGSGVVIYFRKEGRALGEVTKVMVYNARKRGADRASDYFKRTENIAGVKDMRFQALMPDILHWLGIKKIDRMLSMSNMKHDAIVGQGIPIHERVELPEELIPADSRVEIDAKITAGYFTTGKRMTTEELQAVQGRIWEDFDH